A section of the Eublepharis macularius isolate TG4126 chromosome 1, MPM_Emac_v1.0, whole genome shotgun sequence genome encodes:
- the TRAF5 gene encoding TNF receptor-associated factor 5 — protein MASEDLAGHLLNQYTRQNSYSAISLDFEPDVDYQFVENLEERYKCGHCHLVLHNPHQTGCGHRFCQHCIISLKELNTVPTCPVDKEIIKLEEVFKDNCCKREVLNLQVFCRNSPACDAKTSLGRYQDHLQQCLFESIQCINEGCCENVLQKDLKEHLDLQCNYRKKLCQYCNQPIILINLKVHEKTDCPYYPLICPHGCKQIILTKEVESHVSVCPEMEIDCPYKLYGCPTKIKRGKLSEHENISLREHMLWILDKNSKLEDQISDLYKNLEYKELKIQQLADTVKKCEKEFRQFTQLYGKNSNLLASTQTLAIHVDKSACLETQVKQLVQMSNQQQSKFDLRSLLETIENIKQKVAFLESFEQRLVFLEDLSNQHDVHLGMHRAQLNKNEERFKLLEGTSYNGKLIWKIVDYKIKKKEAMEGHTVSIFSQPFYTSRCGYRLCARAYLNGDGSGKGTHVSLYFVVMRGEFDSLLLWPFKQKVTLMLLDQSGKKNHIVETFKAIPNSNSFKRPEGEMNIASGCPRFVAHTVLENARNAYIKDDTFFLKVVVDLTDLEEL, from the exons ATGGCCTCTGAAGACCTTGCTGGCCACTTACTGAACCAATACACCCGCCAGAATTCTTACAGTGCTATTTCTCTGGACTTTGAGCCTGATGTAGACTATCAGTTCGTAGAAAACCTAGAGGAAAGATATAAATGTGGCCACTGCCATCTAGTCCTTCATAATCCTCACCAGACAGGATGTGGGCACAGATTTTGCCAGCACTGCATTATCTCTTTGAA AGAATTGAACACAGTACCCACTTGTCCTGTagataaagaaataataaagctTGAGGAG GTCTTCAAAGACAATTGCTGTAAAAGAGAAGTTCTCAATTTGCAAGTATTTTGCAGAAATTCTCCAGCCTGTGATGCAAAAACATCTCTGGGTCGATATCAA GATCACCTACAACAGTGTTTGTTTGAAAGTATACAGTGTATTAATGAGGGGTGCTGTGAAAACGTTCTTCAAAAGGACTTGAAAGAACACCTAGACTTGCAGTGCAACTATCGAAAGAAACTGTGTCAATATTGTAATCAGCctataattttaattaatttaaag GTCCATGAGAAAACTGATTGTCCTTATTATCCCTTAATTTGTCCTCATGGCTGCAAACAGATAATTCTGACAAAAGAG GTAGAAAGTCATGTTTCAGTATGTCCTGAGATGGAAATCGATTGCCCATATAAACTGTATGGCTGTCCAACAAAG ATTAAAAGAGGAAAACTTTCAGAACATGAGAATATTTCTTTGAGAGAACATATGCTATGGATCCTGGACAAGAATTCAAAGCTGGAAGATCAG ATCTCTGACCTTTATAAAAACCTTGAATATAAAGAGTTGAAAATCCAGCAACTAGCTGACACAGTTAAAAAGTGTGAAAAAGAATTCAGGCAGTTCACACAGCTGTATGGTAAAAATAGTAACTTGCTGGCAAGCACTCAG ACTCTGGCTATTCATGTTGATAAATCTGCCTGCCTGGAAACACAAGTGAAACAGCTGGTACAAATGTCAAACCAACAGCAAAGTAAATTTGATCTGAGATCACTATTGGAGACAATTGAAAACATAAAGCAAAAAGTTGCTTTTTTGGAGTCATTTGAACAACGTTTAG TTTTTCTGGAAGACTTGTCCAACCAACATGATGTCCATCTTGGTATGCACAGAGCACAACTTAACAAAAATGAAGAACGGTTTAAGCTTTTGGAAGGGACAAGCTATAATGGAAAACTGATTTGGAAAATTGTAGactacaaaataaagaaaaaagaggcTATGGAAGGCCACACTGTCTCTATATTCAGTCAACCTTTTTACACCAGTCGCTGTGGGTACAGATTATGTGCCAGAGCGTATCTCAATGGTGATGGTTCAGGAAAGGGAACACACGTTTCCCTGTACTTCGTAGTGATGAGAGGGGAGTTTGACTCACTGTTACTGTGGCCTTTCAAGCAAAAGGTTACACTTATGCTTTTGGACCAAAGTGGGAAGAAAAATCACATTGTTGAAACCTTTAAGGCTATCCCCAACAGCAATAGCTTCAAAAGGCCAGAAGGAGAGATGAACATTGCCTCTGGGTGCCCTCGGTTTGTGGCACACACTGTGCTGGAAAATGCAAGAAATGCTTACATCAAAGATGACACTTTCTTCCTAAAAGTAGTGGTGGATTTGACTGACCTTGAGGAATTATGA